The window AAATCTTCTGTATACAGTTGTAATTTCCTATAGTCAATGTATTGTAAGCTATTGGGTTTATTTTTTTGAATGGCTATAAGCGTATCAGTAACGCTTGAATAAATTAGCAGCTGATTTTGTTCATTAAATTCGTTAATAACCCCACCTCTGTACATTATTGGTAAATTCTCTGATTTAATTAGGTTGAAGTTGAAGTCTAATAGATATAGATTATCAATTTTAGATGATAAACTCTTGAAAATCAAAATCATATATTTATTATCAATGTTTTTGTATTCAAGTAATTCGGTAGGGTGAACCGTAGAAAGTTCAGTGTTTAAATTACGATTAATATTGTATATTGAATGGTTAGTAATAAAACTATTCGATTTTTCATCAAATAGAAACATGTAGCGTCCATCTTTATTTACATTATCCTTGAATATTAAATTATTAGAGGAATCTAAAACGAAAAACGTATTCCAATCCCGGTCACTTTCGATAACTGAAATGTTCTTTTTTTTGTCATAATATTTTAATGTATACCAAGGAGCAAACTGGAAATTATATTCTACTCTTTTGAGTTCAGTTTTGTTATTTATACCTAATAAAGGCTGAAAAGTTCTGTGAATAATTAAAGTGTCAGATATGTAAAAAGAAACTCCTGTCTCAGTGTTATATGTTTGATAGTGCTTTAGTGTAATTGTTTTATCGCTGATTACAGTATCATCATAATTAATTATTTTAGAAGAGTCTATAATAGAATTTAAGGAGAATGTATACTTTATTTTATTATCTGTTTCTTTCTGGCCTTTAAATGGTTCTGCAAAATGTTTAGGAGCCTTTTCTACAAAAAGTGTATCAAAAAGTGTGTCTAAGGGGAGTTTTTTCGATTCTGAGATGATTTTATTTAACTCTTCATTATCTCTGTTGGAGCTGCTTACATTTTTGATTGCCTCTGTCTTATTGCTATCTTCTCTTTTTGAAGGTTCGCATCCAAAAATGCCGCATAATAGTAGAGATAAAATTATTCTAAATTTCATTATCAAAGCCTGATTTAATTCTCCATAACGCTCAACTAAAATGAGTATGCGTCCCAGTCGCTAGAAGCACTGAAGCTTCTATTTCGCATTGTCCTTTCAGATGGCTCATTTCGCATATTCATTTTAGTGTTTGTTAGAATTTTTAGTTAGTCAATTGCTACAGACCGTATTCTTGTTTAACCTTTTCAATTGTTGCATCATCTGCAAGTTCACCTCCTGACTGAGAGCCAAAAATCTGGTAACCATGTTTTTTCTTATAAACTCGGTCAATAAGCATTTTTAGAGGTGTTGCTGGAAGTTCTCCGTTTGATACTCCCTTTTGAACTACTGGTAAATATTTTTCCTGATGTTCCAGATCAGAATGTTGGATTACTGCCCACATTGAGTGTTGATATTGATCTCCTACGAAGGAATTACCAATGTACTTTCCATGAACCTTATAAAGAGAATCAATAATCTTAATGTTCTCTGCATCAATAAGTTGTTGTTTATCCATATCAGACATTCTGAATTCCTGATCTTTTTCCTCCAAATAAGCCATTAGCTTCACCAGTTCAATGTTGAAATTATTATCACTTGCGTATTCGGTTGGATCAATTTTTACATCTTCCTTATTAGACAATACCTTGGCAAATTTTTTCAGTAACGAATCATATTCTGATTCGGATAAATAGCCAGCTACACTTTCTGAAGAACTATATATCATTGGGAAAATTTCTGCTGTGGATTCTAGGTCCTCTTGTTGAGCAAGATACCATTGATTAAGCACGATTTCTTTCGGCTCCTTTAGTTTAATAAATGCAGTCGCCAAGTTTAAATGGTCAGCATAAACCATTTTGCCACTATCATTTTTTATTTGTTCATAAGTGTTTTTTAAAATGGTAGTGCCCTTTCGATATTCCTGATTTGATACCTCAATTCTTTGATCTGGAAAATAATCAAACTCAGTTAGGATGTCCTTTTGGTTTTGACTGTAGCAGCTTAGGTTAAATCCGGTAATGAAAAGGATAAATAAGTACTTCATAGGATTATATTAATTCTAACAACTGAATATAGTTACCCCCTGGTGACTATATTAATATATCGTCACCTAGAGGTGATTATATATCTATTATGTCAGTCATTACAATTCAAAAAATAATTCTGAGGACTAGGTTTTGGTTGTAAATGAACTGATGCGATAAATGTAAATAAAATCTTTAAAGAAAGAAAATGATAGTTCCTAAGATGATTTATTGAGAACTCCTTAATATCTTCTCCATCTTTTTCCCTTTCGCTAGTTCATCCACCAATTTATCCAAATAGCGTACTTGTTTGGTCAGAGGTGTTTCAATTTCTTCTATTCTATGTCCGCAGATAACCCCTGTAATCAATTCAGCATGAGGATTCAATTTTGCTTTTTCGAAGAATGTTTGAAAAGTTACCTTATCCTCAATAAGATTATTCAAGTCATTTTCATTGAAGCCAGTAAGCCATTCTATGACCTCTAAAAGTTCTTTTTTTGTTCTCCCTTTCTTTTCATTTTTTGAGATATAATGAGGGTATACAGAGGAGAAGGTGATCTTAGCTATTTTGGCATCATGTTCGGGGGTAGTTGCAATAATTCCTTAATTTTTAGCTAAATAGAGTTTCATTTTAACAATTTCTATAGCATCTAAGTGTCCCATTTTGCTTTCATCCTTTGTTATTAAGTGCATGTGCAAAAAGGAATCATGATGAGTAAATATCCCTTTATGATGTTTGGAGAAAAACCCGATTATTTCAGCATCAACCTCTTCAATAGTATAATTTACCTGGCCCACATGTGCTTCTTTAGGAGAAGATACTTTTGAACCTTCTGGTAGATTTTGGATATGAATTTTTGCACTTTTCACTTTTCCGATAAGCTTAAATATAAAAGGCTTGTCGTAATCGTCAATATGTTGGATTATAAATCTTTCAATATCCGAAATTGATTTCACTTCATCAGGGAGATCAAACGCTTGCCACTCCGTAACATTGCCATATACAAAGAAAGGTGCAGAAACATCATAGTTCTTTTCTACAGTCATGCTAGAATCAGAAAGTACTTTAGAAGCATAACTTATTCCGTTATTAATTAGCAGCTCACCTTTTAACTCACTTAGAGGTCCAAGTCCATAGAGTCCTGTTTTATTTGCTATAGTGTCTAGGTAAATATTTCCATCTAATTCACCTTTCCACATCACATTTTTCATGGCTCCCACTACTTCAATTTCAGGTCTGATGTCCGAGTGTTTACCACTTTCTTGATTATGACTTGTATTGCAAGCGGTCATGGAGAGTATGATCAGCCCAAGCCCAATTGTTAATATGTTTAAGTTCATAAGCTTATTAAAATAAAAATCACTCATACCAATAGAATTTTAAGAATTAAGTTAGAACTTGTAGAATCTCATTTTTCATTGAATTTCCTATTTGAATTCCTTTGGCCTACTATTCCAAACGGTCATAAACTGACCAGTAGCCATCCTTCTTGCAGCAAATTTAGCTTTATTGGCTTTTTCTCCTTCAAATAATTCATCTAAAGTTTCAAACCATAATTGAAGCCATTTATGAAAATGCAATTGTTGGATGGAATGATTAGAATGCTGATCGACCTTGATATGTTTGAGAGTTGGGTTGCCTTTAAATTTCTGAACTCTAAAAAGGTTTGATTCCCAAAAATCAGTCAGTTTTTCTAAATGAATAGGCCACTCGTCATTAGCAATATGTTTATTAAATATCGGACCCAGTAACTCATCTTCCCTCACTTTTGAGTAGAATTTTGTAACTAAGCTCTTGATATCACTTCTGGATTCTACATCTGACATATTTAACTTTTGTTTTACCATCAGCTAACTTCCAAAGTTATAAATACTTCTAATTGATACATTATGGTTTTAAAAGATTAAATAGATTATTATTTATTGTAGAGTAGTATTAAGGACTTTTCAGAATTGTTTATGTACTTTAACTTAAAGAGGATTTAAAAATTAAGAATAAAAAAAGCCATCCGAAAATGGAATGGCTTAAGTGATCCTACTAGGTTCGCAGGACCTTCCCGACTTTGCAAGTCGGGATGCACTATCCAGCTGAGCTGACAGGGTAATGTTTTTACCATAAAAAAGGCCATCCGAAAATGGAATGGCTTAAGTGATCCTACTAGGTTCGCAGGACCTTCCCGACTTTGCAAGTCGGGATGCACTATCCAGCTGAGCTGACAGGGTAATGTTTTTACCATAAAAAAAGCCATCCGAAAATCGAATGGCTTAATTGATCCTACTAGGTTCGCAGGACCTTCCCGACTTTGCAAGTCGGGATACATTATCCAGCTGAGCTGACAGGGTAATGTTTTTACCATAAAAAAGTCCATCCGAAAACGAGTAGCTTAATTGATCCTACTAGGTTCGCGGGACCTTCCCGACTTTGCAAGTCGGGATGTACTATCCAGCTGAGCTTATGGGGTAAAATTTTGAACATGAAAAAAGCCATCCGAAAATCGAATGGCTTAAGTGATCCGTCCAGGATTCGAACCTGGGACCTACTGCTTAGAAGGCAGTTGCTCTATCCAGCTGAGCTAACGGACCATTAAATTATCTCTTTATTTTTTTTACAGGTTTGAGATTCGAACCTGAGGACCTTCCCGATCTATTAAGTCGGGATGCTCAATTTTAATTGAGCTTAAGGACCGTATTTATATATTGGTTTGGGAAAATTCACCGCTTTTCCCTTAAGCGAGTGCAAAGAAACGTATTTCTATTTTTTTATGCAAAGCTTTTTAAAGGATTTCTTTCAAAAAAATTCACTCTTTTTTCTTAGGTGCTGTGTTTGAATAACTTATTGTTTTCAATTTAATTTAAACTTACTAGGGTAATACCATCTCCGCCTCTTTCTTCGTGTTCATTTTTCATGGATTTAACATAATTGTACTGTCTTAAATAATCTCGAATGAACCTTCGTAATATTCCATCTCCGCGACCGTGTAGTATACTTACTTCATTAAAACCTAACACTAAGGCATCATCAATAAAGCGGTCAACCGCTTGAATCGCTTCTTCAGCCCTCATACCTCTGACATCAATTTGATGATTAAAATTAGTGCTACGTTCAATCATACCTGTGGAAGTGCCT is drawn from Marivirga arenosa and contains these coding sequences:
- a CDS encoding DUF2200 domain-containing protein, which translates into the protein MATTPEHDAKIAKITFSSVYPHYISKNEKKGRTKKELLEVIEWLTGFNENDLNNLIEDKVTFQTFFEKAKLNPHAELITGVICGHRIEEIETPLTKQVRYLDKLVDELAKGKKMEKILRSSQ
- a CDS encoding acetolactate decarboxylase yields the protein MSDFYFNKLMNLNILTIGLGLIILSMTACNTSHNQESGKHSDIRPEIEVVGAMKNVMWKGELDGNIYLDTIANKTGLYGLGPLSELKGELLINNGISYASKVLSDSSMTVEKNYDVSAPFFVYGNVTEWQAFDLPDEVKSISDIERFIIQHIDDYDKPFIFKLIGKVKSAKIHIQNLPEGSKVSSPKEAHVGQVNYTIEEVDAEIIGFFSKHHKGIFTHHDSFLHMHLITKDESKMGHLDAIEIVKMKLYLAKN
- a CDS encoding group III truncated hemoglobin gives rise to the protein MSDVESRSDIKSLVTKFYSKVREDELLGPIFNKHIANDEWPIHLEKLTDFWESNLFRVQKFKGNPTLKHIKVDQHSNHSIQQLHFHKWLQLWFETLDELFEGEKANKAKFAARRMATGQFMTVWNSRPKEFK